The Phoenix dactylifera cultivar Barhee BC4 unplaced genomic scaffold, palm_55x_up_171113_PBpolish2nd_filt_p 000760F, whole genome shotgun sequence genomic interval ccagCGGCtagaattgctgcccaagtttacACACTAAACCGCCGCTAAAAGTATCATTATCAGTAGTCAGGATCGCTACCAAAAGTTTACGCATTACTTTTAGTAGCAAATAGAGCCACTGCTAAAAGTTTACACAACTTTTAGTAGCAGTAGTCGGAATTGTTGCTAAAAGTTTAGTACTAGTAaaaacaatttaaataagatgTCTGTTACAATATGTTGGTAGTAGTTATGACCAATGGATAAAGTTTCTCTTGCGGTTGGAAAATGCCGTTAAATCCTTATTAAAACCGTTTCTGAAAGTATACTTTCCCCAGTGATTATCTAAGTTTTAAAACAACGATGGTACATTTGGCAGTGACTTGGCCGCAGTTGTTACGACCGCTGGGAAAAATTTGTCCAGCTGCTTTCCATACGTTTTTTCTGGTAACCTGAGTAGGAAAGAAATACAACAAAGTAAAGGACATCAAAAAGGAAAACTATCAAGATTTACGAGTATAAAACATTCCCCGAACATCTCGCAATAGAATCTGAGATAACTCATAAGGCAAGTCGAAGTAGAGAAGGAAGTTCAGATTCGCTCTTCTAGCAGCcagccaatatatatatatagatgtagatatatatatatacttattaTTCAGAAAAAAAGAATCATATTAATGGTGTCATTAATACGGGTGTCTATCTGGCtaatgaagagctcaagcacaaAATAAGCCTCCATTTTCCTTGCATACTAGAATGTAACCAACATGACGAATGgatatgaatttttatttagttTTGGATTGCTCCATAATTGTAATATAGCACTGTaacaaattatacttaaaatatTATGTTGTTTTGTTAAAACCATCATGGTACAATGATTATGGTTTTGTAAGAGCTATTACTTGTGCCACGGAGTAGATTACATATGTGTTGGctaaagaataaattatattaaatttaatGAATAGATGTGTGGATTGGCTTGAGTTTGAGTTAAGATAGAATGACAGGCATATAATCATTATTtatcattttaaaaatattattgtaACTGTTTGTGCTGCATTCTTATGCCATATTCAAGATGGCCCATGAGAGACGTGCTTGTTCAACCATATGATGGCTAGGGGCGCCAATAGGTCGAGCCATGAGTGACTCAGCCTAATCTGATATTTTATTTGGGTTCTAATATTGGACCTAAACCTAATCCAATAGAAGATCGAAATAGGTCGGTTGGGTCCACCAttataatttttgacccaacgggtCATTCAGGTCTGGTTGGATCCATGTATAACCCGGACCCACCCAAAAAATTTGGATCCAAATTGAGTCGAGTCCAGTTCAAGTCAACCCATCCATAGCTTCATAACTTGTTTGCACCCCTAcgggcccaaataattttataaatttgggtcgggtcggatcggagcAGGtcgtaagattgaaaacaccAAAATTATGCAAATTTTAAactgggtcgggtcggatcgagTCGGGTCTGAATTCAGTAAACCCATACTCGATCTGAAAAATGGAACGAGTCCAAGTTTAAGACCCGATTCGGCCCCACGGGTCCTCCAAAATGGGTTGAGTTAGGTCTAAGCAGGTGCGGTCAGGTCATGgatcaacccgacccatttgtagCCTTAATGATGGGGGTAAAAACATTATTGGTATAATAGAGTTTAAGATGGCTATCCCAAAAATAACTAAAGCCAAAGTAATAGACTTCATAAATAAGCTGATCGACTCTATTAAAAGGTATTATGCTAGATAGAAAAGGTGAATATAAACTACTACAAGATTGACCGAAAGAAGATCCAATGTTAGGATTAGAACCGATCAAGTATGATAATCAATATAATCCATGATTTGATATGCATGACaggaagaaaaataaactgatGGGGACGCAAAAGAAAACAATGATAAAAGAACAGCTGATCCAGCACTTACTTCCACATCTCATCTGTCTTTATCCTTTATTTGAACAACAATAACGAGAGGCACTAATTATTTATCAATATGACCTCGTCATGAAACAGATGATatcttgtttatatttttttctcataaTATTTCTCAAACAACTGCAGTTTGTTTGCATTTTTAACTCCCGACTGGTGTAAATGATGTGAGGTTCCTAAACCCCTCCCATGTCTTCTCCCACACCACGGCCACATAGTTCGCCATGGCTTCGCCATCTTTGGTCTCTACAACAAGCCTATAATTAATTCCAGCCACCACCTGGGTCTCACCCTTCACCACTTTACTCAAAGTAAGGTTGGTGTTCGCCAGCTTGTTGTGCTCCGACACCGCGAATTCTGCAATCTCTTGGACATGGGGATCACTGATATCCTTGATCGGCTTCCAGCCCCCAACAAGAACCTTGCTTGCAGCTTTACGGGCTGCCAGGGCTCTCGGAGGTGAATGAATGGCtatgagaagaagagggaggagaagaagacgaAGGGATCGCAGGGTAACCATCACGGTGGCGATTTTTTGTCCTGGGGTGAGGCGAGAGGAGGCTGCGGTGGGGGGTAAGGATGGGCGGGTGGGGGCTTTTATTACGGTGGCTGGGAGGAGCTGTGGATGATTAGAGTGCATTAAAACAGGGAGAGCTTTGGTTTTGTTTTGTCGCGTGGATAGCGCTTTATGGGGACAGTGGGTACCTGGAAGGTGGACCTAGCACCAGCCCATTACTGCGAGTCTTTATATGATATGTGGTGGTGTAATAAATAAGAGATTGGTGATGGATTGGCGATGGGTTGGCTTCCATGGAAACCATGTATCATAATTTAATGTGTGATGATGCAATGGGTGAGGAGAGGCTTCGATGGAAACAATATATCATTCATTTAATGTGCGATGATGCTGTACACAGTTACACCTTGCATGCTTACCATCTCAATTTTGGATTATTTGATAGGCAATCAAATTTCTAATCAAATTATTTTTgtgtatataaatattttggaAGGAGGCTCTTGCTAGTGCACGCCAAAAAATTTCTTGAGCCTGCTTGTTCATTTTTCACAGTTCTTAGTAAATACTATTTTAATTGCTCAAattattctgtttttcttttttagtttttttattcttctatGCCGGTTTAGATAAATCAGAACCCGGGGGCTACCCACTGGAATGATGGagatattttggatacttatctAAACTCCGTCAAATACAATTCGCCGGTCTTCGCTTAAAAGACAAATCCAGTTGCATGATTTTGCCGACATGCTAGGGACTGGTAGGTATCTAGGCTACGTGCCCACGGATATTCGCGTTTAATGAAAACCTTGCTTGGCTAACTGACGTAAACTTTGTCAAAAACAATCCACTCATCTTGACTAAAGGCAAATCTAGCTCTACGACTTTGTCGCCATGCCAAGGTCCGACGGGTGCGCATTGGTTGTTTTTCCGGTTTGGCTGCATAACCAGTGGATTCTGACCTTCCGAGTCACATTAAGTCCGGAAATTCTGCTATCTAGATGCCTTCCAAACTGTGGAAAGGTTTCTGGGCCATTTGCGAAAACCGTGTCTGAATGGACAATGGATCGGCCTTTGTAGGCCGTACTAAAATCTTATTTAGGATTATTGTTGGCAGCAGGACTTTGAAAGTAGAgttctgttattttttttttactgtttGATAATTATATTTTCAAATGATGTACATTTTATATATCtatttagtaattaaattaaaaaaatatttttagcatgataaaaagacaacaaaaaaaattatatggtattgtatagtatagtataagtATAATATAAAATCTTGTTACAATGCATTTTTCTTTCCGTACTAGTACAAAatcctaattttttatttaaaattgaaTAACTTTAGATGGATGACTGGATGCCAATAGTATAGATTACCATATTTGATTTttattgtaattaaatctaaaatcctATCCTTTTTGAGTTGTTCCCtcttatcttttatcttgtttTATCTCTCTTATTGGCAAGTCCACTATTGCCTCCTACCTCTGTGCCCTCCCCAACCTCGCAACTACCTACAACCTCGatcttctttctctcctctgTTCCTCTTCCTTCCGTTATCTATGCTGGCTTCCATCCTTAGAATCTTGATCGATAATGCAGAAGGGGTGGGCGGCAACGACCTTGATGACAGTGATCGTGGCTGCAGTCGATGCCAACTAGAGAAAAGACCCAATTCCACACTACAAGGAAGTAGCCATGGGGGCAGTTTGCAGCAGAGATCGAGAAACCCTAGAAGAAGACCCAGTATTTGTCTCAACACCTCCGACTCTCTCAAGCATGCCATCAATGCCCTTTGTGGTCCCAAGGCTATGAATGACATTTAATGGTATCGAAGCAATAGGTTTGATCATGAGTAAAACTTTAAGTTTAATAATGAAAATGGGTAGTTAGGTCTCGTTCAGTTAGATTCCGCATGGTTGAAAAGAAAGGATAGATTTTTTAAATTGTACTGATGGTCAAccatgaaaattaattaatattaatattttgatGGGTGACAATGGACAATAAAGAGAAGGAAGTGTTGGCAAATTTTAGAAAGAGAGGAGCAAGAGCAACTACGAAAGGAGTTGCCAGCCAGCCAGTTGGGCAAGCTCCTAACTCGACAACGACCCAGGCTGACATTGGTGGAGTATGCTGGATGGTAGCTCAGCTTCTTCAGCAACAACAGAAGTTGCAGGCCGTTTCCGGACCTGCACTGCCTATGGAGTCTTATTACTATAGATTCTGGAGGCTTAACCCACCCATGTTTGATTGTGGACCTGATCCTCTAGCTACTGAGACCTGAATTCGGGAGATGGAGAAGATGTTCGATGTACTGCAGTATCCGAGAGTGTGAAGGTCAGATTGGCTATGCCAATATTGAGAGAAAATGCAGAATTCTGGTGGACGGCCATGAAAGCTGCAAATGAGAATGAAGATGATCACTTGACATGGGATGAGttcaagaaaatattttatgatcAGTATTTTTCCAAGTTAGAAAAGTTAGCAAAAGAGAACGAATTCTTGTCTTTGAGGTAGATGGATGACGTGATAGTATTGGAGTATGCAAATAAATATAATGAGTTAGGCCGCTTTTGTCCCCAACTCTTGGTGTCCGAAAGGAGAAGACTAATAGGTTCAAACAAGGTCTGAGATATTCAATTCGATCTCGTTTGTCATCTCACATCTTCAGTAGTTATAAAGATGTGCTGGAAAGAGTACTAAAGGTTGAGTTAGAATTGAAGAGATCAGAGAAGGAAAGGGGTAACAAGAAGAGGCCCAAACCTGTAGGAACTCAAAATGACCAACGCGAAGATTTAGAAAATAACTCTAACAAAAAGAACAGATTAGACACTTGCGAGTATTGTGGCAAGCTTCATGCTGGACCTTGCCTCAAGAAGTTGGGAGCTTGCTATGCATGCGGTCAGTCAGGACATTTAGCACGAGACTGCTCGAATAAAAGGAAGAATGACTATGGATCTGCTAAATCTAATGCTCGGATTTTTGCATTAATCCAGCAGAATGCTAGTGCAAGTGATCAAGTAGTGACAAGTATCATCCTAGACAACTTTATAAATGTTTATGCACAAATTAATTCTTCAATTCCCTTGCATCTTCTAACTTTCTACCCCTTTAGAACGCATATTCGAAGAACTAGGCCAACCTTTATGTGTTATCATTTCTCTTAAGAAAGTTATTTTATTAtagatattttgttttttaaaaaaattatcactTAGATAAGGAAGTTAGGGTTAATACAAACTAGTCTAGGGTTTTAGAACTTAGAAGAGTTGGTAAGATCAGAGTTGCACGGCAAAAGTTTGGTGGAGTAGGAAAGACTAAGTATCCTTATATATTAATAAGCGAAGGTATGTTAAATTTTGAGGATGAAATTTCTTTTAAGGCTTCCTTTAGGAAATGATCTCTAAGGCTTGATCTTTGGAGACCATCATCATGGAATCGTAGCCCTCATAAAGCTGCCCTGGGATTCGATAAAATGCTTCCTTTGGATGGTGGGACTGAGGaaaattattcaaaataattaaaaatagttGGAGTGATGCCACTCAATCGCTTGTTCATTAGGCTACCAAGTAGCCTCAGGAATCAATGATTTTTGACCTCAGCTGCATTGAAATTGAGGAGTAAGTAGCCTTTGGATGGAAAAGACAAACTAAAAAGATTTAatgctaaatctgatgaagttaTCTTTCTTCGATAATTTTCTTCTAGCAAGACATATAGAGTGTTTAATAAGAGAATTCTAGTAGTAGAAGGGtccattcatattgtttttgatgaacTAATGATTTTCTACAAGAAAGGAGAaggcttttgatgatgatgcaaatTCTTTGGGCAAAGAAATACAAGACTTTACCATAAAAGATATGTCTATACAAGGTGtaagaaaacataaaaaaaaaaataatggtgaTGATCAAGAAGAATAGGATCAACCACAACAATAATCTTAAGATAGACATGACTTACCTAGAGAATGGAGATATGTTAAATCATCCTAAAGAACTTATAATTGGTGATCCATCACTTAGGGTGAGAACTAGGTCTTCTGTTAGAGATGCATGTAATCATTTaacttttatttctcaaattgaatctaaatctatagaagaagctgaataaGATCATATTGGTTAATTatcatgcaagaagaactaaactaaTTTGAAAGAAACAAAGTTTGGAAACTTGTTAGTAGACCCAAGGACTATCTTATAATAAGAACTAAATGGGTATACAAAAACAAACTAAATAAAGATGAAAATGTTGTAAGAAACAAAGATAGACTAGTTGttaaaggatataatcaagaagaaggcattgattttgatgaaacttctaGTTCCGTAgaaagattagaagctattagatagttacttgtatttgcttgctacatgaattttaaaatatttcaaatggatgttaaaaatACCTTTCTAAATAGATTTATTGCTAAGAAAGTTTATATAGAACAACCGctagaatttgaaaatcatgtctTTAAATTAAACAAGGAATTATTTGGTTTAGAGCTAGCTCttagagcttggtatgatagattaagtaaattttttttagaaaataattttttaaaagaaaacattgataaaactctttttataaaaagaaaagatgataataccttaattatataaaaatatattaatgatattatttttggtgctactaatgaagcttTATGTTAAGAATTTGTTAAGCTCATGCAGGAAGAATTCAAGATGAGCATGATAAGTGAATTCacattttttctcaaatttcaaatcaaacaaacacGAGAAGGGTTCTTTATTAGCCAAAGCAAATATACAAgagaaattttgaagaaatttagCATGGAGAAAGCAAAGCGCATTGGTACTCTTATGAGTCCCTCTTGTATATTAGACAAAAATGAGCATGGTAAAAGCATTGATTTAATGCTTTATAGAGGCATGATAGTTTCTTTGTTATATCTTACTGTTAGTAGaattgatatcatgtttagtattTGTTTGTGTACAAAATATCAATTTGATCCTAAAGGttcatatttaattattattaaaagaatcttaaaatatttaaaaggaacacAAAATCTAAGTTTATAGTACTCTAATCAATTCTCAATCAACTTAGTTGGATAAATAGGTACAGATTTTACTAGTTgaaaaattgataaaaaaagtACTAGTGGAACTTGCTAATTTTTAGGATTTAACTTAATCTTCCTATTtacaaagaaataaaatttggtAACCTTGTTTACAGTTGAGACTGGATACATTACAATCAAAAGTTGTGgggctcaaatcttgtggattaagcaacaacttgaggaTTATAGCataaaatttgataaaataCCCATACAATGTGATAATATAAGAGCTATCATCTTAACTAAAAATTTCATACAAAAATTAAGAACTACACACATTGCGATATGACATCaattcataagagatcatgttcaaAACAATGATGTAATTACTGATTTTGTTTattctgaaaaacaattagctaaTATTTTTACTAAACCTGTTAGTGAAGACAAACATGTTTGATTAAGAGTGAACTTAGAATTTGCAATCCTTTCTACTATTATCCTTCTACTAAAATCTATCAGTTAAACGCTTGTTTACTATAGTTAATTAACTCAATTTCAATTTCATTTTGATGAAAATGttgaatcctttttttttgtgagtCGACTCTGAATCTGAGAAGTCGACTCTGGATCATAAGGAGTCGACTTCTTGGAGTAAGGAGAAGCTTCAAGTCGACTCAAGAGTTAACTCGAAGTTCTACTGGCAGTGAAGGAGTCGACTATTAGAAATTGAGGGGCGACCTCACCACTCAGGAGCCGAC includes:
- the LOC120107087 gene encoding cysteine proteinase inhibitor 1-like, with translation MVTLRSLRLLLLPLLLIAIHSPPRALAARKAASKVLVGGWKPIKDISDPHVQEIAEFAVSEHNKLANTNLTLSKVVKGETQVVAGINYRLVVETKDGEAMANYVAVVWEKTWEGFRNLTSFTPVGS